Proteins from a genomic interval of Phalacrocorax aristotelis chromosome 3, bGulAri2.1, whole genome shotgun sequence:
- the DHX57 gene encoding putative ATP-dependent RNA helicase DHX57 isoform X1, protein MSSAGRRRGKPNRGGGRGRGGSGRGRGGGSSGHSNKSQLGRNRKCSTKIWDDGDDFCLFEEPRLESRSNASARRGGQKQQRPEARMPLQTIHMTSENQRRVKELLQELQGQELAPESEVAGSGEDDDEPDYLDDEQCWSTDLEVSDIIPRSSAEPAEDRIVESEVSSFAVHKLSRYGFDSERCRRILRSCNGNIGASLEYLLLQCFTERYGEKVQVFPTAAEASQEECLEQRQEEAFALRSIYGEKFVERIQNRVWTFSLELEYLENRLSKSKQKGSCSRDAAKQTSKEICKFYLQRGCRFGSKCRFGHEFPPNHSLKPARNSVDDAHLRPNSDGPVYELEVRFPEENKYPLQAPLVAFYSTDENLPLACRLHIAEFLYGKALIAAESNEPVVYTLVTCLEDGSEISELLKNTHHKYSVPPVSLLATPSVKLQTEGTSGSTQTSEALTVSERQEEEEVAEEEEDDEPEQVVVENESYVNLKKKLSKKYDVQAKSLYNENVKICRQFRLKKSSRHFQSMLYERQKLPAWQERETILDLLKRHQVLVVSGMTGCGKTTQIPQFILDASLQGSPSRVANIICTQPRRISAISVAERVAKERTERIGLTVGYQIRLESVKSSATRLLYCTTGVLLRRLEGDLTLQGVTHVIVDEVHERTEESDFLLLVLKDIMVQRPDLCIILMSATLNAELFSEYFHSCPIINIPGRTFPVDQFFLEDVIAMTRYVLEDSSPYKRKTKQENKQNGRHKRTAFEEVEEDLRRAGILESTDTVVRDSDPDQKLTLKQLLTRYKGVNKTVLKTMSVMDLDKVNLELIEALLEWIVAGKHSYPPGAVLIFLPGLAEIKMLYEQLQSNALFNNRHSKRCVVYPLHSSLSSEEQQSVFLRPPAGVIKIIISTNIAETSVTIDDVVYVIDSGKMKEKRYDPSKGMESLEDTFVSKASALQRKGRAGRVASGVCFHLFSSHHYNHQLIKQQLPEIQRVPLEQLCLRIKILEMFSAQSLHCVLSRLIEPPRTESLRASKLRLQDLGALTPDEKLTPLGYHLASLPVDVRIGKLMLFGTIFRCLDPALTIAASLAFKSPFVSPWDKREEANKKKLEFAVGNSDYLALLQAYKGWCLSIKEGSQASYNYCKENFLSGRVLQEIASLKRQFTELLSDIGFVKEGLRARDIEKKWSQGGDGVLDATGEEANSNAENIKLISAMLCAALYPNVVQVKKPEGKYQKTSTGAVKMQPKAEELKFITKSDGYVHIHPSSVNYQTRHFESPYLVYHEKIKTSRVFIRDCSMVSVYPLVLLGGGQVHMQLQKGEFVISLDDGWIRFVAASHQVAELVKELRCELDQLLQDKIKNPSMDLCMCPRGSRIIGMIVKLVTTQ, encoded by the exons ATGAGttcagcagggaggagaagaggaaagcccaacagaggaggaggaagagggagaggaggcagtggaagaggaagaggaggtggcagcagtGGCCATTCAAACAAGTCTCAACTTGGTAGAAATAGGAAATGTTCAACCAAAATCTGGGATGATGGAGATGACTTTTGTCTCTTCGAGGAACCAAGGCTAGAATCCAG atcAAATGCCTCTGCCAGAAGAGGAGGGCAAAAACAACAGAGACCTGAAGCAAGAATGCCTCTGCAGACCATACATATGACATCAGAGAATCAGAGAAGAGTGAAGGAACTTCTTCAAGAGCTTCaagggcaggagctggctccTGAATCAGA AGTAGCTGGTTCTGGTGAAGATGATGATGAACCTGATTACCTTGATGATGAACAGTGCTGGTCAACAGACCTGGAAGTTTCTGACATAATACCAAGGTCATCTGCTGAGCCAGCTGAGGACAGAATTGTGGAAAGTGAAGTGTCTTCATTTGCTGTGCACAAACTCTCCAG GTATGGTTTTGACAGTGAGCGTTGTAGAAGAATACTGAGATCCTGCAATGGTAATATTGGGGCATCACTGGAGTATTTGCTATTGCAGTGCTTTACCGAAAGATATGGAGAGAAGGTGCAGGTTTTTCCAACAGCTGCTGAAGCCAGTCAAGAAGAATGTTTAGAACAGAGACAAGAAGAGGCTTTTGCCCTCCGCTCAATCTATGGAGAAAAATTTGTAGAAAGAATTCAAAACCGCGTTTGGACTTTTAGTTTGGAATTGGAGTACCTAGAAAACAGGCTCAGCAAATCTAAACAAAAGGGTAGTTGTTCTAGGGATGCAGCAAAGCAGACTTCAAAGGAAATATGTAAATTTTATCTTCAAAGAGGCTGCAGGTTTGGTTCAAAATGTAGGTTTGGACATGAATTCCCTCCAAACCACTCACTGAAACCAGCCAGGAACTCTGTAGATGATGCTCATCTCAGACCTAACAGTGATGGTCCCGTATATGAACTTGAAGTAagatttcctgaagaaaacaagTATCCACTCCAGGCACCTCTTGTGGCATTTTATTCCACCGATGAGAATCTACCTCTTGCTTGTCGTTTACACATTGCTGAATTCCTCTATGGAAAGGCCTTGATAGCTGCAGAGTCTAATGAACCAGTGGTGTACACCTTAGTGACTTGCTTAGAAGATGGATCTGAAATAAGTGAATTACTTAAAAATACTCACCACAAGTATAGTGTTCCTCCTGTGTCCCTGCTGGCAACACCTTCGGTAAAGCTACAGACAGAGGGTACATCTGGTTCAACTCAAACGTCTGAAG CCTTGACAGTGTCGGAGCGTCAGGAAGAAGAAGAGgtggcagaagaggaggaagatgatgagCCTGAACAAGTTGTTGTGGAGAATGAGAGTTATGTGAACCTCaagaaaaagctttccaaaaAATATGATGTGCAAGCAAAGTCTCTgtataatgaaaatgttaaaatctGCAGGCAATTTCGGCTGAAGAAG TCTTCTAGGCATTTCCAGTCCATGTTGTATGAAAGACAGAAGCTCCCTGCATGGCAAGAGAGAGAAACTATTCTTGATTTGCTGAAGAGGCACCAAGTTCTTGTTGTGAGCGGCATGACGGG ATGTGGGAAAACTACTCAGATTCCTCAGTTTATTTTGGACGCTTCATTGCAAGGATCTCCAAGCAGAGTTGCAAACATCATCTGCACTCAGCCTCGCAGAATCTCTGCTATTTCTGTGGCTGAACGTGTAGccaaagaaagaacagaaaggatTGGACTCACTGTTGGATATCAGATCCGTCTAGAAAGTGTAAAG TCCTCAGCTACCAGACTCTTGTACTGCACTACTGGTGTGCTGTTGAGAAGGCTGGAAGGAGATCTGACTTTGCAGGGAGTCACGCATGTTATTGTTGATGAAGTTCAcgaaagaacagaagaaag tgacttcttgctgctggttttgaagGACATAATGGTTCAGAGGCCAGACCTATGCATTATACTAATGAGTGCCACCTTGAATGCAGAGCTTTTTTCTGAATACTTTCACTCCTGTCCAATTATTAACATACCAG GTCGAACATTTCCTGTGGATCAGTTTTTTCTGGAAGATGTGATTGCAATGACAAG GTATGTTTTAGAGGACAGTAGTCCCTACAAGCGTAagacaaagcaagaaaacaaacagaatggAAGACACAAAAGAACTGCATTTGAAGAAGTAGAGGAGGACCTGAGACGTGCTGGCATTCTGGAAAGCACTGACACAGTTGTCAGAGATTCAGACCCAGACCAAAAATTAACCCTGAAGCAGCTCCTTACACGATACAAAG ggGTTAACAAGACAGTGTTGAAAACGATGTCTGTCATGGACTTGGACAAAGTTAATCTGGAATTAATTGAAGCCTTGCTGGAGTGGATAGTTGCTGGCAAACATTCATACCCCCCAG gTGCCGTGTTGATATTTTTGCCTGGTCTAGCAGAAATCAAGATGCTTTATGAGCAGCTCCAGTCTAATGCTCTTTTTAATAACAGGCACAGCAAGAG GTGTGTTGTTTATCCACTTCATTCTTCACTGTCTAGTGAAGAACAGCAGTCTGTGTTCCTCAGGCCTCCTGCAGGAGTTATCAAAATCATCATCTCTACAAACATTGCAGAAACATCTGTTACCATTGATGATGTGGTCTATGTGATTGAttctggaaaaatgaaagagaaaag ATACGACCCAAGCAAAGGAATGGAAAGTCTGGAAGACACATTTGTGTCCAAGGCCAGCGCTCTGCAAAGGAAAGGGCGAGCAGGCCGTGTAGCCTCAGGCGTCTGCTTTCATCTTTTCAGTAGCCATCACTATAACCATCAGCTTATAAAACAACAGTTACCAGAAATACAAAGAGTGCCCTTGGAGCAGCTTTGTCTAAG AATTAAGATTCTGGAGATGTTTTCTGCACAGAGTCTTCACTGTGTCTTATCACGACTAATTGAGCCCCCTAGAACTGAGTCTTTGCGAGCGTCAAAGCTGCGACTACAAGACTTGGGAGCATTGACCCCAGATGAAAAGCTCACCCCTCTGGGTTATCACTTGGCTTCTCTGCCTGTTGATGTCAGGATTGGCAAGCTAATGCTGTTTGGCACCATCTTCCGCTGCCTGGATCCTGCACTAACTATAGCAGCCAGTCTGGCCTTCAAGTCGCCTTTT GTGTCACCATGGGATAAAAgggaagaagcaaacaaaaagaagttgGAGTTTGCAGTAGGAAACAGTGACTACCTGGCTCTTCTCCAGGCCTACAAG GGATGGTGTCTAAGTATCAAAGAGGGCTCTCAGGCAAGCTATAACTACTGCAAGGAGAACTTTCTGTCAGGAAGAGTTCTTCAG GAAATTGCCAGCTTGAAACGGCAATTCACAGAACTGCTTTCTGACATTGGGTTTGTGAAGGAGGGGTTAAGAGCCAGGGATATTGAGAAGAAGTGGTCCCAAGGAGGCGATGGCGTGTTGGATGCCACAGGAGAGGAG GCAAATTCGAATGCGGAGAACATCAAGCTGATCTCAGCTATGTTGTGTGCTGCACTGTATCCCAATGTTGTCCAG GTGAAAAAGCCAGAGGGCAAATACCAGAAAACAAGCACCGGAGCAGTCAAAATGCAACCAAAAGCGGAAGAGCTGAAGTTTATTACCAAAAGTGATGGTTATGTTCACATTCACCCTTCATCTGTGAATTATCAG ACGAGGCACTTTGAGAGCCCCTACCTGGTGTATCACGAGAAAATCAAGACCAGCCGTGTGTTCATTCGAGACTGCAGTATGGTGTCAGTGTACCCGCTGGTCCTGCTT
- the DHX57 gene encoding putative ATP-dependent RNA helicase DHX57 isoform X2, protein MSSAGRRRGKPNRGGGRGRGGSGRGRGGGSSGHSNKSQLGRNRKCSTKIWDDGDDFCLFEEPRSNASARRGGQKQQRPEARMPLQTIHMTSENQRRVKELLQELQGQELAPESEVAGSGEDDDEPDYLDDEQCWSTDLEVSDIIPRSSAEPAEDRIVESEVSSFAVHKLSRYGFDSERCRRILRSCNGNIGASLEYLLLQCFTERYGEKVQVFPTAAEASQEECLEQRQEEAFALRSIYGEKFVERIQNRVWTFSLELEYLENRLSKSKQKGSCSRDAAKQTSKEICKFYLQRGCRFGSKCRFGHEFPPNHSLKPARNSVDDAHLRPNSDGPVYELEVRFPEENKYPLQAPLVAFYSTDENLPLACRLHIAEFLYGKALIAAESNEPVVYTLVTCLEDGSEISELLKNTHHKYSVPPVSLLATPSVKLQTEGTSGSTQTSEALTVSERQEEEEVAEEEEDDEPEQVVVENESYVNLKKKLSKKYDVQAKSLYNENVKICRQFRLKKSSRHFQSMLYERQKLPAWQERETILDLLKRHQVLVVSGMTGCGKTTQIPQFILDASLQGSPSRVANIICTQPRRISAISVAERVAKERTERIGLTVGYQIRLESVKSSATRLLYCTTGVLLRRLEGDLTLQGVTHVIVDEVHERTEESDFLLLVLKDIMVQRPDLCIILMSATLNAELFSEYFHSCPIINIPGRTFPVDQFFLEDVIAMTRYVLEDSSPYKRKTKQENKQNGRHKRTAFEEVEEDLRRAGILESTDTVVRDSDPDQKLTLKQLLTRYKGVNKTVLKTMSVMDLDKVNLELIEALLEWIVAGKHSYPPGAVLIFLPGLAEIKMLYEQLQSNALFNNRHSKRCVVYPLHSSLSSEEQQSVFLRPPAGVIKIIISTNIAETSVTIDDVVYVIDSGKMKEKRYDPSKGMESLEDTFVSKASALQRKGRAGRVASGVCFHLFSSHHYNHQLIKQQLPEIQRVPLEQLCLRIKILEMFSAQSLHCVLSRLIEPPRTESLRASKLRLQDLGALTPDEKLTPLGYHLASLPVDVRIGKLMLFGTIFRCLDPALTIAASLAFKSPFVSPWDKREEANKKKLEFAVGNSDYLALLQAYKGWCLSIKEGSQASYNYCKENFLSGRVLQEIASLKRQFTELLSDIGFVKEGLRARDIEKKWSQGGDGVLDATGEEANSNAENIKLISAMLCAALYPNVVQVKKPEGKYQKTSTGAVKMQPKAEELKFITKSDGYVHIHPSSVNYQTRHFESPYLVYHEKIKTSRVFIRDCSMVSVYPLVLLGGGQVHMQLQKGEFVISLDDGWIRFVAASHQVAELVKELRCELDQLLQDKIKNPSMDLCMCPRGSRIIGMIVKLVTTQ, encoded by the exons ATGAGttcagcagggaggagaagaggaaagcccaacagaggaggaggaagagggagaggaggcagtggaagaggaagaggaggtggcagcagtGGCCATTCAAACAAGTCTCAACTTGGTAGAAATAGGAAATGTTCAACCAAAATCTGGGATGATGGAGATGACTTTTGTCTCTTCGAGGAACCAAG atcAAATGCCTCTGCCAGAAGAGGAGGGCAAAAACAACAGAGACCTGAAGCAAGAATGCCTCTGCAGACCATACATATGACATCAGAGAATCAGAGAAGAGTGAAGGAACTTCTTCAAGAGCTTCaagggcaggagctggctccTGAATCAGA AGTAGCTGGTTCTGGTGAAGATGATGATGAACCTGATTACCTTGATGATGAACAGTGCTGGTCAACAGACCTGGAAGTTTCTGACATAATACCAAGGTCATCTGCTGAGCCAGCTGAGGACAGAATTGTGGAAAGTGAAGTGTCTTCATTTGCTGTGCACAAACTCTCCAG GTATGGTTTTGACAGTGAGCGTTGTAGAAGAATACTGAGATCCTGCAATGGTAATATTGGGGCATCACTGGAGTATTTGCTATTGCAGTGCTTTACCGAAAGATATGGAGAGAAGGTGCAGGTTTTTCCAACAGCTGCTGAAGCCAGTCAAGAAGAATGTTTAGAACAGAGACAAGAAGAGGCTTTTGCCCTCCGCTCAATCTATGGAGAAAAATTTGTAGAAAGAATTCAAAACCGCGTTTGGACTTTTAGTTTGGAATTGGAGTACCTAGAAAACAGGCTCAGCAAATCTAAACAAAAGGGTAGTTGTTCTAGGGATGCAGCAAAGCAGACTTCAAAGGAAATATGTAAATTTTATCTTCAAAGAGGCTGCAGGTTTGGTTCAAAATGTAGGTTTGGACATGAATTCCCTCCAAACCACTCACTGAAACCAGCCAGGAACTCTGTAGATGATGCTCATCTCAGACCTAACAGTGATGGTCCCGTATATGAACTTGAAGTAagatttcctgaagaaaacaagTATCCACTCCAGGCACCTCTTGTGGCATTTTATTCCACCGATGAGAATCTACCTCTTGCTTGTCGTTTACACATTGCTGAATTCCTCTATGGAAAGGCCTTGATAGCTGCAGAGTCTAATGAACCAGTGGTGTACACCTTAGTGACTTGCTTAGAAGATGGATCTGAAATAAGTGAATTACTTAAAAATACTCACCACAAGTATAGTGTTCCTCCTGTGTCCCTGCTGGCAACACCTTCGGTAAAGCTACAGACAGAGGGTACATCTGGTTCAACTCAAACGTCTGAAG CCTTGACAGTGTCGGAGCGTCAGGAAGAAGAAGAGgtggcagaagaggaggaagatgatgagCCTGAACAAGTTGTTGTGGAGAATGAGAGTTATGTGAACCTCaagaaaaagctttccaaaaAATATGATGTGCAAGCAAAGTCTCTgtataatgaaaatgttaaaatctGCAGGCAATTTCGGCTGAAGAAG TCTTCTAGGCATTTCCAGTCCATGTTGTATGAAAGACAGAAGCTCCCTGCATGGCAAGAGAGAGAAACTATTCTTGATTTGCTGAAGAGGCACCAAGTTCTTGTTGTGAGCGGCATGACGGG ATGTGGGAAAACTACTCAGATTCCTCAGTTTATTTTGGACGCTTCATTGCAAGGATCTCCAAGCAGAGTTGCAAACATCATCTGCACTCAGCCTCGCAGAATCTCTGCTATTTCTGTGGCTGAACGTGTAGccaaagaaagaacagaaaggatTGGACTCACTGTTGGATATCAGATCCGTCTAGAAAGTGTAAAG TCCTCAGCTACCAGACTCTTGTACTGCACTACTGGTGTGCTGTTGAGAAGGCTGGAAGGAGATCTGACTTTGCAGGGAGTCACGCATGTTATTGTTGATGAAGTTCAcgaaagaacagaagaaag tgacttcttgctgctggttttgaagGACATAATGGTTCAGAGGCCAGACCTATGCATTATACTAATGAGTGCCACCTTGAATGCAGAGCTTTTTTCTGAATACTTTCACTCCTGTCCAATTATTAACATACCAG GTCGAACATTTCCTGTGGATCAGTTTTTTCTGGAAGATGTGATTGCAATGACAAG GTATGTTTTAGAGGACAGTAGTCCCTACAAGCGTAagacaaagcaagaaaacaaacagaatggAAGACACAAAAGAACTGCATTTGAAGAAGTAGAGGAGGACCTGAGACGTGCTGGCATTCTGGAAAGCACTGACACAGTTGTCAGAGATTCAGACCCAGACCAAAAATTAACCCTGAAGCAGCTCCTTACACGATACAAAG ggGTTAACAAGACAGTGTTGAAAACGATGTCTGTCATGGACTTGGACAAAGTTAATCTGGAATTAATTGAAGCCTTGCTGGAGTGGATAGTTGCTGGCAAACATTCATACCCCCCAG gTGCCGTGTTGATATTTTTGCCTGGTCTAGCAGAAATCAAGATGCTTTATGAGCAGCTCCAGTCTAATGCTCTTTTTAATAACAGGCACAGCAAGAG GTGTGTTGTTTATCCACTTCATTCTTCACTGTCTAGTGAAGAACAGCAGTCTGTGTTCCTCAGGCCTCCTGCAGGAGTTATCAAAATCATCATCTCTACAAACATTGCAGAAACATCTGTTACCATTGATGATGTGGTCTATGTGATTGAttctggaaaaatgaaagagaaaag ATACGACCCAAGCAAAGGAATGGAAAGTCTGGAAGACACATTTGTGTCCAAGGCCAGCGCTCTGCAAAGGAAAGGGCGAGCAGGCCGTGTAGCCTCAGGCGTCTGCTTTCATCTTTTCAGTAGCCATCACTATAACCATCAGCTTATAAAACAACAGTTACCAGAAATACAAAGAGTGCCCTTGGAGCAGCTTTGTCTAAG AATTAAGATTCTGGAGATGTTTTCTGCACAGAGTCTTCACTGTGTCTTATCACGACTAATTGAGCCCCCTAGAACTGAGTCTTTGCGAGCGTCAAAGCTGCGACTACAAGACTTGGGAGCATTGACCCCAGATGAAAAGCTCACCCCTCTGGGTTATCACTTGGCTTCTCTGCCTGTTGATGTCAGGATTGGCAAGCTAATGCTGTTTGGCACCATCTTCCGCTGCCTGGATCCTGCACTAACTATAGCAGCCAGTCTGGCCTTCAAGTCGCCTTTT GTGTCACCATGGGATAAAAgggaagaagcaaacaaaaagaagttgGAGTTTGCAGTAGGAAACAGTGACTACCTGGCTCTTCTCCAGGCCTACAAG GGATGGTGTCTAAGTATCAAAGAGGGCTCTCAGGCAAGCTATAACTACTGCAAGGAGAACTTTCTGTCAGGAAGAGTTCTTCAG GAAATTGCCAGCTTGAAACGGCAATTCACAGAACTGCTTTCTGACATTGGGTTTGTGAAGGAGGGGTTAAGAGCCAGGGATATTGAGAAGAAGTGGTCCCAAGGAGGCGATGGCGTGTTGGATGCCACAGGAGAGGAG GCAAATTCGAATGCGGAGAACATCAAGCTGATCTCAGCTATGTTGTGTGCTGCACTGTATCCCAATGTTGTCCAG GTGAAAAAGCCAGAGGGCAAATACCAGAAAACAAGCACCGGAGCAGTCAAAATGCAACCAAAAGCGGAAGAGCTGAAGTTTATTACCAAAAGTGATGGTTATGTTCACATTCACCCTTCATCTGTGAATTATCAG ACGAGGCACTTTGAGAGCCCCTACCTGGTGTATCACGAGAAAATCAAGACCAGCCGTGTGTTCATTCGAGACTGCAGTATGGTGTCAGTGTACCCGCTGGTCCTGCTT